In Dolichospermum flos-aquae CCAP 1403/13F, the following proteins share a genomic window:
- a CDS encoding pentapeptide repeat-containing protein yields MANQQHLNLLRSGAVTWIEWRNKNPHIEIDLSCANLLGENLRGANLQGVNLNKVNLAHALLVRTNFSHANLSNAICYQAKLIEANLSQANLSIANLSGAILIQADLSFGNFIGADLSGANLENAMINDANLIGTDLQNANLKGADLSASQLIRSNLGFATLMAANLITANLSEANLYEAELMTAQLYQANLHKANLTKAHLGNAFLSKANLTEANLTEADLSFANLKAANLAGANLHGAIIRGANFQGANLKGTILGNNLELLTPKKCN; encoded by the coding sequence ATGGCAAATCAACAACATCTCAATTTATTACGATCAGGTGCAGTTACTTGGATAGAATGGAGAAACAAAAATCCCCACATTGAAATTGATCTTAGCTGTGCAAATCTACTAGGAGAAAACCTGCGGGGGGCAAATCTTCAAGGAGTAAATTTGAATAAAGTAAATTTAGCTCACGCTTTATTAGTGCGAACTAATTTTAGTCATGCTAATCTCAGTAATGCTATTTGTTATCAAGCCAAATTAATCGAAGCTAATTTGAGTCAAGCTAATTTGAGTATTGCTAATTTGAGTGGTGCAATTTTAATACAGGCTGATTTAAGTTTTGGAAACTTTATTGGTGCTGATTTAAGTGGTGCAAATCTAGAAAATGCTATGATTAATGATGCAAATTTAATTGGTACAGATTTGCAAAATGCAAATTTAAAAGGTGCTGATTTATCAGCGTCCCAACTTATTCGTAGTAATCTAGGTTTTGCAACTTTAATGGCAGCTAATTTAATTACTGCTAATTTGAGTGAAGCGAATTTATATGAAGCAGAATTAATGACTGCTCAACTTTATCAAGCTAACTTACATAAGGCTAATTTAACCAAAGCTCATTTAGGAAACGCATTTTTATCTAAAGCTAATTTGACGGAAGCCAATTTAACGGAAGCTGATTTAAGTTTTGCAAATTTAAAAGCTGCGAATTTAGCCGGAGCAAATTTGCACGGTGCAATTATTAGGGGTGCAAATTTCCAGGGAGCAAATTTGAAAGGGACGATTTTAGGGAATAACTTAGAATTATTAACACCAAAGAAATGCAATTAA